One Malania oleifera isolate guangnan ecotype guangnan chromosome 9, ASM2987363v1, whole genome shotgun sequence DNA segment encodes these proteins:
- the LOC131165036 gene encoding uncharacterized protein LOC131165036 isoform X1: MASLGSMKSAIFDKEQRKQQCQAHIRGLNAYDRHKKFLKYYVTFYGKESSTHKKLPVKTDQDTLREGYWFIRSEEDDINLTWEQRLVKRYYDKLFKEISSRSSLESSRFYNIVGK; encoded by the exons ATGGCATCGCTTGGATCAATGAAATCAGCCATATTCGACAAGGAACAGAGAAAaca GCAGTGTCAGGCTCACATCCGAGGCCTTAATGCATACGATCGGCacaagaagttcttgaaatattACG TTACCTTTTATGGAAAAGAAAGTTCTACGCACAAAAAGCTGCCTGTCAAAACTGATCAAGACACTCTTAGAGAGGGATACTG GTTTATACGTTCTGAAGAAGATGATATAAATCTAACTTGGGAACAACGGCTGGTGAAGCGTTACTATGATAAGCTTTTTAAAGA gatttcctctagatcgagcttagagagctcgagattttataacattgttggtaaataa
- the LOC131165036 gene encoding uncharacterized protein LOC131165036 isoform X3, producing MASLGSMKSAIFDKEQRKQQCQAHIRGLNAYDRHKKFLKYYVTFYGKESSTHKKLPVKTDQDTLREGYWFIRSEEDDINLTWEQRLVKRYYDKLFKDIDDAFSVMDLERHNY from the exons ATGGCATCGCTTGGATCAATGAAATCAGCCATATTCGACAAGGAACAGAGAAAaca GCAGTGTCAGGCTCACATCCGAGGCCTTAATGCATACGATCGGCacaagaagttcttgaaatattACG TTACCTTTTATGGAAAAGAAAGTTCTACGCACAAAAAGCTGCCTGTCAAAACTGATCAAGACACTCTTAGAGAGGGATACTG GTTTATACGTTCTGAAGAAGATGATATAAATCTAACTTGGGAACAACGGCTGGTGAAGCGTTACTATGATAAGCTTTTTAAAGA TATTGATGATGCATTTTCAGTTATGGATCTTGAAAGACATAATTATTGA
- the LOC131165036 gene encoding uncharacterized protein LOC131165036 isoform X4 produces the protein MASLGSMKSAIFDKEQRKQQCQAHIRGLNAYDRHKKFLKYYVTFYGKESSTHKKLPVKTDQDTLREGYWFIRSEEDDINLTWEQRLVKRYYDKLFKEYLQVILMEHQ, from the exons ATGGCATCGCTTGGATCAATGAAATCAGCCATATTCGACAAGGAACAGAGAAAaca GCAGTGTCAGGCTCACATCCGAGGCCTTAATGCATACGATCGGCacaagaagttcttgaaatattACG TTACCTTTTATGGAAAAGAAAGTTCTACGCACAAAAAGCTGCCTGTCAAAACTGATCAAGACACTCTTAGAGAGGGATACTG GTTTATACGTTCTGAAGAAGATGATATAAATCTAACTTGGGAACAACGGCTGGTGAAGCGTTACTATGATAAGCTTTTTAAAGA ATATCTCCAGGTTATTCTGATGGAACACCAGTGA
- the LOC131165036 gene encoding uncharacterized protein LOC131165036 isoform X2: protein MASLGSMKSAIFDKEQRKQQCQAHIRGLNAYDRHKKFLKYYVTFYGKESSTHKKLPVKTDQDTLREGYWFIRSEEDDINLTWEQRLVKRYYDKLFKEYCIADMSQYKTGKDFL, encoded by the exons ATGGCATCGCTTGGATCAATGAAATCAGCCATATTCGACAAGGAACAGAGAAAaca GCAGTGTCAGGCTCACATCCGAGGCCTTAATGCATACGATCGGCacaagaagttcttgaaatattACG TTACCTTTTATGGAAAAGAAAGTTCTACGCACAAAAAGCTGCCTGTCAAAACTGATCAAGACACTCTTAGAGAGGGATACTG GTTTATACGTTCTGAAGAAGATGATATAAATCTAACTTGGGAACAACGGCTGGTGAAGCGTTACTATGATAAGCTTTTTAAAGA ATACTGCATAGCTGATATGTCACAGTACAAGACCGGGAAG gatttcctctag